One segment of Panicum virgatum strain AP13 chromosome 1K, P.virgatum_v5, whole genome shotgun sequence DNA contains the following:
- the LOC120641326 gene encoding peroxidase 31-like produces MSAMRLSLLLLVAAAALSARAAAQMPPFQGGQQGPPVVPAGGQVQPQPVAGGGPLSPEFYSQSCPRTERIIAEVVQSKQMANPTTAAGVLRVFFHDCFVSGCDASVLIASNQFAKSEHDAEINHSLPGDAFDAVVRAKLALELECPGVVSCADILALASRVLVTMTGGPRYPVSLGRRDSLSSSPTAPDVELPHANYTVDRLIQMFGAKGFTVQELVALSGAHTLGFSHCKEFADRLYNFRDKGGKPEDFDPSMNQSYAKGLQAVCKDYLKDPTIAAFNDIMTPGKFDNMYFVNLERGLGLLSTDEELFTDPRTKPLVQRYAANSTAFFDDFGRAMEKLSLFGVKTGADGEIRRRCDAYNNGPMPK; encoded by the coding sequence ATGTCAGCCATGCGCctgtccctcctcctcctcgtggccgccgccgccctctcggcccgcgcggcggcgcagatgcCGCCGTTCCAGGGCGGCCAGCAGGGCCCGCCGGTGGTGCCCGCCGGCGGGCAGGTGCAGCCGCAGCCggtcgcgggcggcggcccGCTGTCGCCCGAGTTCTACAGCCAGTCGTGCCCGCGCACGGAGCGCATCATCGCGGAGGTGGTCCAGTCGAAGCAGATGGCGAacccgacgacggcggcgggcgttCTCCGCGTCTtcttccacgactgcttcgtGAGCGGGTGCGACGCGTCGGTGCTGATCGCGTCCAACCAGTTCGCCAAGTCGGAGCACGACGCGGAGATCAACCACTCCCTCCCCGGCGACGCCTTCGACGCCGTGGTGCGCGCCAAGCTGGCCCTGGAGCTGGAGTGCCCCGGCGTGGTGTCCTGCGCCGACATCCTGGCGCTGGCGTCGCGCGTGCTGGTCACCATGACCGGCGGGCCCCGGTACCCCGTCTCGCTGGGGCGCCGGGACTCGCTGTCCTCGTCGCCCACGGCGCCCGACGTGGAGCTCCCGCACGCCAACTACACGGTGGACCGCCTCATCCAGATGTTCGGCGCCAAGGGGTTCACGGTGCAGGAGCTGGTGGCGCTGTCGGGCGCCCACACGCTGGGCTTCTCCCACTGCAAGGAGTTCGCCGACCGGCTCTACAACTTCCGCGACAAGGGCGGCAAGCCGGAGGACTTCGACCCGAGCATGAACCAGTCCTACGCCAAGGGGCTCCAGGCCGTGTGCAAGGACTACCTCAAGGACCCCACCATCGCGGCCTTCAACGACATCATGACGCCCGGCAAGTTCGACAACATGTACTTCGTCAACCTGGAGCGCGGCCTCGGCCTGCTGAGCACCGACGAGGAGCTCTTCACGGACCCGCGCACCAAGCCGCTCGTGCAGCGCTACGCCGCCAACTCCACCGCCTTCTTCGACGACTTCGGCCGCGCCATGGAGAAGCTCAGCCTGTTCGGCGTCAAGAccggcgccgacggcgagaTCAGGCGGCGCTGCGACGCCTACAACAACGGCCCGATGCCCAAGTGA
- the LOC120641312 gene encoding chaperone protein dnaJ 16-like produces MAGPKFGSFKGEKGESAAAAGAAAQRRDPYEVLGVGRNATEQEIKSAFRRMALKYHPDKNADDPIASEKFQEATFSYNILSDPDKRRQYDSSGFEAIEADSQELELDLSSLNTVNTVFAALFSKLGVPIKTTVSATVLEEALNGSVEIFQLQLGKSVCRKVEKQTAHFYSVDITDKEAKMGLVCRVHSTAKSKFKLLYFEPEDNGGLSLALQEDSTKTGKVTSAGMFFLGFPVYRFEQNNPAAAAKDPDSAFFKRLDGFQPCEVNELKAGTHYFAVYGDNFFKSASYTIEVVCAEPFSAEKERLRSVEAKIIAKRSELSKFESEYREVLAKFTEMTSRYAQEMQTIDDLLKERNAIHASYTNNPTLQRSSSSSKGKSPSKGSKNEDDQTVKEKKTKSQPMDGSRSDDEATKNKKEKKPKDRIRRKKWFNIHLKVDKRRPC; encoded by the exons ATGGCAGGGCCCAAGTTTGGGTCGTTCAAGGGAGAAAAGGGGGAGTCGGCGGCagctgccggcgccgcggcgcagAGGAGGGACCCTTACGAGGTGCTCGGGGTGGGGCGTAATGCTACTGAGCAGGAGATCAAGAGCGCCTTCCGCCGCATGGCACTCAA GTACCATCCAGATAAGAATGCAGACGACCCTATAGCCTCAGAGAAGTTCCAAGAAGCTACATTCTCTTACAACATCCTGTCAGATCCAGATAAGAGGCGCCAATATGATTCATCTGGTTTTGAG GCCATCGAAGCGGATAGTCAGGAACTGGAGCTGGACCTATCAAGTCTCAATACTGTAAATACAGTGTTTGCTGCTCTGTTTAG CAAATTAGGTGTTCCAATCAAGACCACTGTCTCGGCAACAGTTTTAGAGGAGGCATTGAATGGGTCAGTAGAGATTTTTCAGCTTCAGTTGGGCAAGTCTGTATGTAGGAAG GTAGAAAAGCAGACAGCTCACTTCTATTCTGTAGACATAACAGACAAAGAAGCCAAAATGGGCTTAGTGTGTAGAGTTCATTCAACTGCTAAAAGTAAATTTAAG CTGCTGTATTTTGAGCCTGAGGACAATGGTGGATTGAGCCTTGCTTTACAG GAAGATAGTACAAAGACTGGGAAAGTTACTTCTGCAGGGATGTTCTTTCTAGGTTTTCCTGTGTATCGATTTGAACAGAACAATCCG GCTGCTGCTGCAAAGGATCCTGACAGCGCATTCTTTAAAAGATTGGATGGCTTTCAACCATGTGAAGTAAATGAACTGAAAGCAGGAACTCACTATTTCGCTGTCTATG GTGATAATTTCTTCAAAAGTGCGAGTTATACTATAGAGGTTGTATGTGCTGAACCCTTTTCTGCTGAAAAGGAGAGGCTACGAAGTGTGGAGGCAAAGATAATTGCAAAACGATCTGAGCTGTCTAAATTTGAGTCCGAGTATAGGGAG GTTTTGGCAAAGTTCACTGAGATGACCAGTAGATATGCTCAGGAAATGCAAACG ATCGATGATCTTCTAAAGGAAAGGAATGCAATTCATGCATCCTACACCAACAACCCAACTCTTCAACGGAGTTCCAGTAGCAGCAAAGGAAAATCACCATCTAAAGGATCCAAAAATGAGGATGATCAAACAGTAAAGGAGAAGAAAACGAAGAGCCAGCCCATGGATGGATCCAGAAGTGATGATGAGGCTACAAAaaataagaaggaaaagaaacctAAAGATCGGATTCGAAGGAAGAAGTGGTTCAACATTCATTTGAAAGTGGATAAGAGAAGGCCCTGCTGA